Part of the Cetobacterium ceti genome is shown below.
TAATATGTCGAAGTCTTAACCTTTAAATACTACTATATAGTTTCAAGTGTTCAAAATAACACAAAATATTGATTGGTAACTATGGCTACGAGGGTACACCCAGTAACATTCCGAACCTGGAAGTTAAGCTCGTAAACGTCGAAAGTACTTGGGGGGCAGCCCCCTGGGAGGATAGAAAGTTGCCAATCTTAAAAAAGTGCTTCTTTAGCTCAGTTGGTAGAGCGCACGACTGTTAATCGTGTTGTCGCTGGTTCGAGCCCAGCAAGAAGCGCCATTTTTTTATTTTTTGTAAAATTAAAAAAAAGTGATAAAGAATAAGGGGGAAGTATGAAAAAATTAATTGTTGCAGCAAGTACATTGTTATTATCAGCAGGAGCTTTTGGAGCTGAAAGTTTTGAAGCGGGATTATTATCTCCTACTCAATTAAAAGGACCACAAACAAGTGTTGATGGAGTAAGAATTGGATTGATTTATACTGTAAATAAAAATGTTGAAGGATTAGATCTTAACTTAATTGCCAATAAAAAACAGAATTTTAAAGGGCTATCTTTAGGATCATTTTATGATAGAACAGAGGGAGATTTTACAGGAGCTAGATTAGGATGGTTTATACCAATTACTTTTAACAGTGTTGGTGGAAATATGACTGGAGTTCAGTTTGGAGCTGTGAATATAGTTGAGAAAAATATGAAAGGAGCTCAATTTGGAGCTGTTAACTTTACAAAAACAGGAACAGGATTACAATTTGGACTATTCAATAAAGCAGATAGCTTTAAAGGGTTACAATTGGGATTCATTAACTATACAGAACATTTAGAAGGATTACAAATAGGACTTGTAAATATGGCTCAAAATAGCCAAGTCTTTGAAGTATTACCTCTTTTAAACTTTAACTTTAAGTTTTAATAGAAAATTGACTTTTTGAGATATATATGATAAAATGCTATGTCTAAACAATAACGAATATTCCGCTTTAATGGAATATTAAATGAATATTCAAGGAGGAAAATAATGAAAGAAAAATTAATCCAATTAGTAGAGCAAAACTACTTAAGAACTGATATCCCTGCGTTTAAAGCTGGAGATACTATCGGAGTTTACTACAAAGTAGTAGAAGGAAACAAAGAAAGAGTTCAGTTATTTGAAGGAGTAGTAATCAGAGTAAACGGTGGAGGAATCGCTAAGACTTTCACAGTAAGAAAAGTAACAGGTGGAATCGGAGTAGAAAGAATTATACCTGTTAACTCACCTATGATAGACAAAATCGAAGTATTAAAAATAGGAAGAGTAAGAAGATCTAAACTTTACTACCTAAGAGGACTTTCAGGTAAGAAAGCTAGAATCAAAGAAATCAGAAAGTAATTATGACTATAAGCTAAGGATGAATTTCCTTAGCTTTTTTCATTTATTTATGCTAAAATATTTTTAAACTGTCCCTGAAAGGAGTAATTGTGTCAAGAGAACATTTAATACTTAATGGAATTTTTTATGTGATTTTAACGGCATTTTTTATTTATATTTTTGTAAGAGAGAAGTACTTAGTAAGTAAGATAAAAATTTATAGAGATAAATTTTCAGATTGGTTAATAAAGATTTTAAAGGTACAGGGAAAACCCTTAGATAAGGGAATAAGAAAAACAGTAAACTTTGTAGAAAGTTTAGGAACTGCCCTAATTTTAGTTTTAATAATACAAAAATTTTATTTGGGAAATTTTCTAGTACCAACAGGATCAATGATTCCAACAATTATGCCAAAGGATAGGTTATTTGGAAATATGATGATATATGAATTTTCAATGCCTAAAAGAGGAGATATAATTGTATTTAAGGAACCTATTCAAAATAAAGTATTATATACAAAAAGAGTTATGGGATTACCAGGAGAATCTGTAGAAATAAAATATGGACATTTATATGTAAATGGAAAACAGATTTCAGATAGACATTATTCAGCAATTGGTGAGATAGGAGATCAAACTTGGATTGTTCCTAAAAAAGGTGATGAAGTAACAATTGTTCCAGGAGAAAACTATACAAATGACTTTATGGAAAGAAATATAAATATTGGAGAAGTTCAAAAATATTTATTAGATAATCCAGGAGCAATTTCACAAATATTACCAGATGTAAATTTTTATGTAAATGGTCATAAAACAGGAATGATTTTAGATTTAATTCACAATCCTGAAAATGTAGCAAAAATTTTAAAAGGGCAAACTGTAAAAACAAAATTAAATGACAATTACTTTATGGCTCTAGG
Proteins encoded:
- the rplS gene encoding 50S ribosomal protein L19 is translated as MKEKLIQLVEQNYLRTDIPAFKAGDTIGVYYKVVEGNKERVQLFEGVVIRVNGGGIAKTFTVRKVTGGIGVERIIPVNSPMIDKIEVLKIGRVRRSKLYYLRGLSGKKARIKEIRK
- a CDS encoding LA_2272 family surface repeat-containing protein, which translates into the protein MKKLIVAASTLLLSAGAFGAESFEAGLLSPTQLKGPQTSVDGVRIGLIYTVNKNVEGLDLNLIANKKQNFKGLSLGSFYDRTEGDFTGARLGWFIPITFNSVGGNMTGVQFGAVNIVEKNMKGAQFGAVNFTKTGTGLQFGLFNKADSFKGLQLGFINYTEHLEGLQIGLVNMAQNSQVFEVLPLLNFNFKF
- the lepB gene encoding signal peptidase I, translated to MSREHLILNGIFYVILTAFFIYIFVREKYLVSKIKIYRDKFSDWLIKILKVQGKPLDKGIRKTVNFVESLGTALILVLIIQKFYLGNFLVPTGSMIPTIMPKDRLFGNMMIYEFSMPKRGDIIVFKEPIQNKVLYTKRVMGLPGESVEIKYGHLYVNGKQISDRHYSAIGEIGDQTWIVPKKGDEVTIVPGENYTNDFMERNINIGEVQKYLLDNPGAISQILPDVNFYVNGHKTGMILDLIHNPENVAKILKGQTVKTKLNDNYFMALGDNTDGSYDSRMWGFVKESRIKGKAFVRFWPLNRIGLLN